In the Paenibacillus sp. FSL R7-0337 genome, TTCCGCAGAACCCTTCCATAGAGGATGTAACAAGAATCATTCCATTCCTGGAGAAGGCTTCCGCGATGGTCCGGGCGGCAGGGATGCAGTACGGTTATCACAATCATGATTATGAATTCGCAGAGGTTGACGGCAAGGCGGTCATCGATATCTGGCTGGAGCGGATTCCTGCGGAGCAGATGCTGGCAGAGTTCGATCTGGGCTGGGTACACAGAGGCGGAGCCAACCCGGCTCAATATGTTTCAAGGTACGCCGGACGTGTTCCGCTGGTCCACATTAAGGATTTCGGAGCCAACCAGGAGGAGACCGATCTCGGAAAAGGAGAGGTGGATTTCCAGAGCGTCTTCGAGATCGCGGAGCAGAGTGGAATTCTCTATTATATTGTGGAGCAAGAGGCCTATGAGGTATCCTCCCTTGCAAGCGCTAAGCTCGCGCTGGATTATTTCCGCGGGCTGGGGCTGATGCACGGCTGAGGACACAGCCGCCAGAGGAAAAAGGGGTTGCGTTTTCCGCTGGAAGAGTTATAATGTTTTTTGTTTGGCAGACTTCAGAGTCTGTAAGCTGGTGTAGCTCAGGGGTAGAGCAACGCACTCGTAATGCGTAGGCCGGGGGTTCAATTCCCTTCACCAGCATTCTTACAAAGTCGATAGTGGCGCGGGTTCCTGGGGTTTTGGGAGTCGCTTTTTTTTGTGGGAAAAGCTGAACTTCTAACATTCTTCTAACCTTTACTCAACTAAAGTGGTTATTTTACCCTCTTCCTTAACTTCATGGCGGGTCCCTAAGATAGAGTCACCTATGCCTCGGAGGACGGCTTCTTGCAGATTGGGCAGGACATGAGAGTAGGTATCCAAGGTAACATTGATAGAGGAATGCCCTAGTCTCTCCTGAACGATCTTGGGATGAACCCCGGCCTTCAAGAGCAGAGTTGCGTGAGTATGCCTGAGATCATGGAATCGAATGTTTGGGAATGATGGCTGTTCCTTGGTAATTTGCTCAAGTATCCGGTAATAATGACGCATTAAGAGGCGTGGGCCAACTGGCGTACCAATGCTGGTCTGGACAACCAACCCGGTATCCTTGTAAGTTTGTTTATTTTCTAGTTCCCGTTCACGTTGCTCTGTGTGACTGGTCAGCAGACGCACTGTGCTTTCAAATAAGGCGATGGAGCGGACACTGCTGTCATTCTTCGTATCATCCATTTCATGGCCTCTAACGGCCAGTGTGTAGGCCTGTCGGACGGATATGGTCTTGGTCTGCAGATCAGTATCTACCCATCGAAGAGCCAATATCTCACTTTGTCGCATGCCTGTCGAGGCCGCAAGCTCAAAAGCAACAAAATATTGATCGTCTGCAGCGGCATCCAGAAATATCTTAAGCTGTTCTTCATTCCATACTTGAAACTTTGTCTTTTTCCCCTGAGGCAAGGCTACGGTAGATGCTACATTGTGCGGAATCTCTCCCCATGTTACTGCCCGGTTAAGTGCGTCCATGATCAGCACATGAGCCTTCCTGATCGATCCAACGGATAGAGTCTCAAGAAGTGTTTTATGGTAGAAATTATGCAGATCCTGTGGCTTTATCTTCGCTATTTTCTTCTTTCCCAAATGAGGAACAATATGCTTGTGAACAAGCCATTCATAGGATTTCCATGTCCCATATTTCACTGATGTTTTTTTGTCCTCTAGCCAGGTTTCCATGATCTCTCCAAAGTTTTTTTGCGATGGTTCAACATATGTCCCATTCTTCATTTTTGAAAGAATATCAGGCATTGCGTTTTCAGCGTCTTTTTTTCGCTCATATCCGGATAGCCATTTTTGATTTCTTTTTCCGCCGTTGTCATCCTTATCGAAATCTACAACGATATAATACTTCTTCCCTTTTTTGGCTATGTGCCCTCTCATAGTAACCCTCCAAAAAATTGCAAACTAAAAATTGAGTGCATCATTCATTGCCTCCATTGGCAGATAGAGTCGGCTTGCTTCCTGACCACATCTTGAGGCAATTCTTTTCATGTCTATTGTCATGGCTCGTTCATGGGCAATAGATAGATCTCCTGAATATACAACTGCGCCGTCCCGAAGTGAATATGAATACGCATCGAAGCTTTTTATGGAGTGATCGACTTCAATGTACAAAGGCTTCTCCCAGTCGAACCCTCCACGTTGTTCGATGACAAGGGTGTGAGGGCGGGATAGATCTTCTAGGCCATACACGCCTTTGATGACAGGATGTGTACTTACTAAGTATGTAGGACGTGCTTTATGGGGTATCCTAGTACATCTGGTGGAGAGGTACTCCGTTCCAGAGATCCGTTCGCGGATCTGCCTCAGACGCCGCATAGCATAGGCTGGGGGAATGTGAAATATGGACCCAATATACCCGGCTGCGTGCTCCGCAGACTTAGGGAACGACAACTTCTCTAGCATAAAGAAGGGGATAGAGGCGTACAAGCTGAATTGTTCAGCATCTGCCTCCTGCATTTGCTGGAAGAGATCCGGCATGCTGCGCTGATCACCTGAATGACGGACAATGTGTCCTAACTCATGAAAGAAGCTTCTTCGTTGCTTATCAGGTATATCATTGCTGGAAAGAAAGATAATTCGCTGTTCATTGTCCGAGAATGTTTGGAACTTCGTGGTGGTAACCTCTACATTGAAAATAGCCGCTAGGTTATCGAGAGTCAAATCCCATGAATCGAATAACTTATTCTCCAAGTAAACATCCTCAACCGATTGCTCTAGTGGAGTTTTAAAGTAGTTTGATAAATCCAATTGAATCCCTCATTTCAAGAACGTATGTTCTGTTTTTGGAGTAAAAAGAAAAGCCCACTAGTGGCTTCTTGTATTACATCTTTGAAGTGGCCTACAGTTATCTTATATACATAATATAACATATAATAAAAATTTCAATAAAAAAAGAATATATGTTCTTATTTTAAGAAAATAAAAATCCAGGTTTCCCTGGATATGGTTTTCTTTATTTGTTTTTTTCGGCTTCTCTGGCTGCACGTTCTTTCATTTCCCGATATCGGCGCACGGCTGCTTCGGCTTCTTCAAGCTCATCCTCTGTCCATCCCTTTGGACCGCCGAAAAAAGAAAGATTGAATTCTTCATTTTTTCGTGTGCTAGTTCTTCCTAATAAATAGTCGGTATCACATTCGTACAGATCAGCAATCAGTGAAAGGGTTGCAGTGTCAGGATCACGGTAATCGCGCTCATAGTTAGAGAGCACGGTATTAGCAATTCCGAGTTTTTCCGCTACATAAAGTTGAGACCAACCTTTACGTTCTCGCTCTTTTTTTAAACGCTGTCCTAAACTCATAGAAACACCACCAGTAAGTTACTTAACAACTATCATATATTATTTTCACTTTACGTTAAACTTATTACACAAAAAGTGTAATTTATCGTTGACTTTCACTTTTAGTGAATATATAATCAACCACAAGAGTTACACTTAACGTGGAATAAGGTGGTGATGGAAATTGAAGTTGCATAATAAAATTCGAGATATTCGAAAATCAAAAGGTGTTACTCAAACATTTGTAGCGAAGCAAACTGGAATGACAATTTCAAATTATAACATGAAAGAAAACGGTAAGAGACCCATCAGCACAGTAGAGCTAGAAATAATTGCTGCTGTGTTAAAGGAGCCCGTTGTAAATTTTTTTAATTAAAAATTACACGTAAAGTGTAAAATACTAATTTTAATTCAAAAGGAGGATTGAGATATGCAACAGGAAAGCAAACCTTTTTCAGAGACGGATGTAATCACCGTTCCAGAGTTGGCAACACGGTTAAAGGTGTCTAAATTCCAGGCATACGAGATGGTATCTATTCATGGATGCCCGGTGTATGAACTGGGTGGTGAACGCCAAAAGCGTATCATTTGGGGCGATTTTCTAGATTGGTTCAGATCACATTATGTACGACAATAACGATCATGTGTCTTGGCACTATATTAATGCCCTACTTTTAACTATATCATACATGGTTGAATTTCAAATAGAAGGGAGAAGGAGATTTGGGGATTTTCAACCTTTTACTGGATATTGAAAGACGAATGTTGAATGTAGACAGTGAAATTGAGCAACTGAAGAAGGAACGGAATGATTTATTTACTTCCGTAAATGCTAGCGATGCTGATTTGAAAACACTTTATTTGAACATCGAGCTTAAAAAGCTTGAACGTATGTATGTAAAAAGGCAGCAGCTTATTGAATTAAAGTCATCGACTGAGCCGGTGGATAGCAAATTGCAATACCTCCAACAGTTAGGCAAGTTGGAGTCGGTAAATGAAAGATGTATTCAACTGCTGGTAAAGCGACTCTCGGAAGAGGGATACAGAACATTACTAAAGCAACGGGGTTTTTTGCCAGACCATAAGATAAGAACAGGAGCAGAGACACATGGGAAAGTTATTAAGTGTTACGCACCGGCTGGTACAGCATTCACAAGAGATCCACGCAATTCAAGAATGGCGGCGCTCATTGTTCTCAGAAGTGAAGACCAATGAGGAGCAGATCATTCAACTGCATTATGAAATGGAGTTTAAACGGCTTGAATGTATGTATTTGAAACAAGAACAAATTGCGGAATTGAAAAAATATAAGGATGTTTATAATCCACAAGTCTATCAACAACAGCTGGAACGTCTGGAAACCATCACAAACAAGTGTATTTCATCCATACTGAAACGAATTTTTGAAGGAGGTTATGGTCTCGAATTGAAAAAGCGGGGGCTTGTGAAGGAGTACACAGCATCCGGTCCAACCAATCTGCCTCAAAGGTGTGATTCAAGGTGAATTTGTTTACGAATGACCCTTCATCTGGAGAGCATCAGATGAGTGAGTGGAACAAAATGGAGTTTGCAGAGGCGCTGTCTACTAGATACATGCGGCTTACAGTTTTGTCCGATGCCACCAACTCCTTGATTGAAGAAGCAGATCGCCAAAAGGCAGAGGAAGAACTTCACCTTCTACGTACCGTTATTCTGAATCTTCCCAAAGACAT is a window encoding:
- a CDS encoding sugar phosphate isomerase/epimerase encodes the protein MTEAAQQIGIQMYTLRDQTERDFLGTLGKVAEMGYQAVEFAGYFGVSAGELRRKLDELGLAAPSAHVGLDFSSLDKMEQALAKEIEYGVELGLQYMITPSAPLPQNPSIEDVTRIIPFLEKASAMVRAAGMQYGYHNHDYEFAEVDGKAVIDIWLERIPAEQMLAEFDLGWVHRGGANPAQYVSRYAGRVPLVHIKDFGANQEETDLGKGEVDFQSVFEIAEQSGILYYIVEQEAYEVSSLASAKLALDYFRGLGLMHG
- a CDS encoding site-specific integrase — protein: MRGHIAKKGKKYYIVVDFDKDDNGGKRNQKWLSGYERKKDAENAMPDILSKMKNGTYVEPSQKNFGEIMETWLEDKKTSVKYGTWKSYEWLVHKHIVPHLGKKKIAKIKPQDLHNFYHKTLLETLSVGSIRKAHVLIMDALNRAVTWGEIPHNVASTVALPQGKKTKFQVWNEEQLKIFLDAAADDQYFVAFELAASTGMRQSEILALRWVDTDLQTKTISVRQAYTLAVRGHEMDDTKNDSSVRSIALFESTVRLLTSHTEQRERELENKQTYKDTGLVVQTSIGTPVGPRLLMRHYYRILEQITKEQPSFPNIRFHDLRHTHATLLLKAGVHPKIVQERLGHSSINVTLDTYSHVLPNLQEAVLRGIGDSILGTRHEVKEEGKITTLVE
- a CDS encoding ImmA/IrrE family metallo-endopeptidase, which codes for MDLSNYFKTPLEQSVEDVYLENKLFDSWDLTLDNLAAIFNVEVTTTKFQTFSDNEQRIIFLSSNDIPDKQRRSFFHELGHIVRHSGDQRSMPDLFQQMQEADAEQFSLYASIPFFMLEKLSFPKSAEHAAGYIGSIFHIPPAYAMRRLRQIRERISGTEYLSTRCTRIPHKARPTYLVSTHPVIKGVYGLEDLSRPHTLVIEQRGGFDWEKPLYIEVDHSIKSFDAYSYSLRDGAVVYSGDLSIAHERAMTIDMKRIASRCGQEASRLYLPMEAMNDALNF
- a CDS encoding helix-turn-helix transcriptional regulator, which encodes MSLGQRLKKERERKGWSQLYVAEKLGIANTVLSNYERDYRDPDTATLSLIADLYECDTDYLLGRTSTRKNEEFNLSFFGGPKGWTEDELEEAEAAVRRYREMKERAAREAEKNK
- a CDS encoding helix-turn-helix transcriptional regulator — its product is MKLHNKIRDIRKSKGVTQTFVAKQTGMTISNYNMKENGKRPISTVELEIIAAVLKEPVVNFFN